Part of the Leptospira ellinghausenii genome, TACAGAACATGAAATACCATTAGCCTATTTGCATCTATTATGAATGATGATAACTTTTACAAATATGACTTGTATACTCTCGAACATATTTATGCTGAGAGCAAATTCGTTAATGAGCTAGATACAATATCGTCGCTAAATGAATCTATAAAGTCTTTCATTGGACAAGTTTCCGACTATCTTTACCAATCAATAATAGAAAGCAAAAAAGTCGACATTGAGGAATTTGTATGTCCTAATATCGATAAAGAACTAGTCGCAAATTTTTCCAAAAATCCGCTCTATAGTTCATATATCGAAATAAATATTTCTGAATTTGTATTTAAAAAATTTTTAAAAAGAATTTTTGAGAAGGACGGACTAAATAATGAATCTCACTTAATTCAAAAATATATCCATTCCTGGTTAGAGAGAAAATTAGCGCTCAATATTGTCCAAGATTTCCGCTTTAAAACTTTAGATGTATTGAAAATATTAATAGATAAAACCGAGATGCTTCGTGGTTTTTACATTGATTTAGTTGATAATATTCCAAAAGAATGGGTTACAAACAATAAAGAAGATTGGACGAGTATTCAAGTTAGCCCCGATAAAATAGTTGATTCTATAAGACTTCATGATAAAGAATTTATTAAAAAATATGATATAACTTTATCGGAACTTTCAAAAGAAAAAAGTTGGACCTTTGTTCGAGAGGCAACCAGGGATTCGGAATATATTTGGTTAAACTCCGAGTTTCATTTTATTTCTTCCGTTCTCATTAGAACTGATATCTTACTATGGATTGAATTTTGGGATAATTTAAAACTTCCAATAATTCAAGATAGTGTGTTTTCATCATCGTATACTTTTATTCCCAAAGCATATTTACAATTAATTGCAGCATTGACAGAAAATAGAGTAAAGGTAAAATCTGATTTGAAAGTTCTACTGTTTATCGTTTCGAAAAATTTTTTCAAAAATTCAGTTGAGCAATCCAATAGATTTTTAATCTACGAGGATAATGAAAGGAAAAATGAAGGAAATTATTTTATTTTTGAAAAAGGGTTAGAAAAAAGAAAAGAATGGCTTGAAGAAAAGCGGAATAACTATGAAATTTTAGTCCAGTCACTAGTTTTAATTCTATCAAATTCGGAAATTGAAGATTGGATTTTTAGTTACAAACCGAAAAGAAATAATTCGCAATTTAAACAAGATGCAAACTATAATTCGGAAATTGAATTACTCATAGTTACTTACAAGAGAAAATTTAATGGGCAATTGAATTTTGAATTGGAGGCGTTCAATCTTCAAAAATTCAATTTCTATGTTGAAGTAGCGAAAGAAAAAGAATATAAAAAAGAGACTTTAATCTTAATCGAAGCAATGACAAACTTTGTTTCCTCAGATAATTTCTTTTGGGACAGAACTTTTTCGGAGCCATACGGGTCCACATTAAAAGGTTTAAGTTTCGTTATAAGCCAACAGGAGAATCCGATTCAAATTGCAAAAGAACTAATCAAAAAATTTAAAACTATTCATCAAGGTTGGAAGCCTTCCAAGATTGACCACTCGCCAATAATAAAAGAATCTTTCATCTGTTCAGGTGTTGCCCTTTTATTTGAATATGAATACGCATTCAGAGATAAAAGAGAAGAAACGATCTTTTTCAAAGAATTATTGGAACATATTTTAATGCAGATAAGGTTCTCACTGACTGATTATTCAGAATATTATCAAATTCCATTGAGGTTATTATTCTTGGTGGCAAATAAAATCTTTACAGAAGTAAAGGAATTATTTGAACTAAAATTAATCGATAGTTACGATGACTTCTATTCCCTTTTAGTTATTTTATCAATTGATAAAATTCCGCTTCTGGAGACCTCAAAAGAGCTACTTAAAGTAAGAATGGAAACAGATTTTTTATTGCTTAAACGTCAGTTAAAAAATCGTAATCAAGAGGATAAAATACACGAATTGGAAAAGATGATAGAAATTTTGGAAATTGAAAAAAAGGAGAGCTAACAAGAAAATTATTGGGATTGGGTAAAGTTGAAGTTAGTAATTACAATATAATTTTCTCACCTGATGTTTATTGTTTTCCTGGGAACTTGGATTATCCAATATAATCTAAATATGGAATATTCTTCGTAGCTTAGAATATCCCATAATATGTATAAATAATAGACAATTGTTTGATTTGCTTGAGAATCGATTCTTTCTTCAATTTCTTGCCCATTTTTTTCTTGAGGAACTTCTTTTGCTTAAATAAATTAAACCTGCAATTGCGCCAAAAGTAAGTACTCCTCTAACTGCTGAAGATGTTTCAATTCCATCTACAATTGAGCTACTAAAGTGCTGGCAATTAAAAGATGTCAAATTATATTGTCTTCGATCATTTAAAGCATGATATATACGTTGAAACACTTCTCGCATAGGCAATCTTGGTTCACGAATTTGAAAGAATTTCTCTTTCCCGAGAAACTCATTAAGAGTTACAATTTCAACATTTTTGTTTTGGTGATTGTGTAAAATTAAAATATTTCCAAAAGCATCTTTTCCTAATATAACTCCAGTATGCCTAAAGCCAAATTCTTTTGGTCTCGATATCTCCCAACCTATGTGCAAATCTAAATTCATATTCTACTTCTCCGCTTTTATGATTTTACAAATTTCAATTTTCCATCGACTTTAAAATTTCATTACTGCATGTGCCGTTTCAAAACCTTGCAATTCGATTTCGTCAAATTCGCTAGTTTTCATTTTTGATAACGAGGTTGGATAATTTGCTACTTTATTTCTAGATTCGTTTGTCAGAAAGGCATATTCATTTTCATTCTTTTGCATTGAATAAGTTCCGATGTAGATATAAGCACCTTTTTTTGAATTCTTAATGAAATTCATAAATGATCTTACTCTAAGTGCTCTAGTTTGATCTAGAGCTAAATCGAATAACCGAAGAAACCTTAATGGATTGAAGATTCCAGGTATTGATTTTGTTTTCAAAGGAAAGCCTGCATCAGAGACTATCAGATAATCGAATGGCTCATTTCCTTTAGTTTTAAATTCTTGGCTACCGCAGTCAAACAATGGTTCAATACCCAAATTGTCGTAAACGCCGCCATCATATAAATTTATCGTGTCATTTTTCTTAAGCGTTATTTCGCTATCATCGGAATCCCAACTGGTCCTCTTTTCCCAAAAGAAAGTATTCTTTCGTATTTTTAGTGGTCCAATCCCGCCTGGGAATGCTGCCGATACTGCTAAAGCATGGCTCAATGGGAAATTGCCTACATCGGCATAACCTAAAGTATATTCTCCCAACTTTTTTCCTTTGAATCGGAATCTTTTGCCAGTTTCAGCTGTCGTTGCATTTATAGACCATACTGGAATTGTAGGTAATTCTTTCAGCTTTCCATTAATACCCCAACATTTTTCTAATGCATCAGCCAATACGAGTGCCCTTGAAAATAAATTAATCCAGTTTTTCATTCTAAAAAATAATCTCAATAAAGCAGTTTTCAGTAGTGATTTGCTGGTTAAAGTAGATTTAAGATCAGTTGATATACGAGCCAAATAATCTTCGGAAGTTGGAAATTTATTATTATTTAGTGAATAAATTAATCCTATCAATAAACTTCCACCAGATACCGTTGATATATTCTTTACTTGTTCTAGCTTTCCTTTTTTAGCTAAATATCGTAACAAGCCTGCATGGAATGCAATAGCTCTAACTCCTCCTCCCGATAAAGCCAAACTTATTTTCTCAATTTCTCTCGACATAGTAATTCTCTATTTTATATAAAAACTTATATCTTCGCTGACAATAATCATTAATATAGGCAATCCTTCTGAATTCATTACCTTTGCAAATTTGTTTAATGATGTTAAATCTGTTTGGCTAGCTTCGGAAGAATGTCCCTTTGGATGAGAATGCCAGTCTCCAATATAATCACAATTTTCAGATGTTCTTTTTTTTACTTTTTCTAGATATTCTGCTAAGCCCTCAGAACCACGCTCGAATCCAGAGATCGACGATATACTATCTCCAGGTGCCTTTGTTATATCAACTATATATATGGACTTTGTTTTTTGATCAGTATATCCTATTATAA contains:
- a CDS encoding patatin-like phospholipase family protein translates to MSREIEKISLALSGGGVRAIAFHAGLLRYLAKKGKLEQVKNISTVSGGSLLIGLIYSLNNNKFPTSEDYLARISTDLKSTLTSKSLLKTALLRLFFRMKNWINLFSRALVLADALEKCWGINGKLKELPTIPVWSINATTAETGKRFRFKGKKLGEYTLGYADVGNFPLSHALAVSAAFPGGIGPLKIRKNTFFWEKRTSWDSDDSEITLKKNDTINLYDGGVYDNLGIEPLFDCGSQEFKTKGNEPFDYLIVSDAGFPLKTKSIPGIFNPLRFLRLFDLALDQTRALRVRSFMNFIKNSKKGAYIYIGTYSMQKNENEYAFLTNESRNKVANYPTSLSKMKTSEFDEIELQGFETAHAVMKF